In a single window of the Bacillota bacterium genome:
- a CDS encoding MFS transporter produces the protein MNNPGKSFKKFMLLWTGELVSAVGSGLTSFGLSVYVFAQTGKASAVALVTLLAFMPSILLSAAAGVLADRYDRRLLMVMGDSLSAVGVAFILICMLCGKVELWQICAGVTISSVFSSLLEPAYKATVTDLLSEEQYTKASGLVQAAGSARYLISPVIAGFLLAVSDIKLLLIIDICTFFVTVISTLVVRNGLETKKYKRAKSFVREFKEGWGAVNEKRGVLVLVIMTSAITFSIGFIQTLSTPTILAFSDSSALGTVLTISASGMLAASVIIGIIPIKGGYVKMLSASLFCSGIFMAVFGMRESIVLICVSGFLFFSMLPFANASLDFLIRTNIENDLQGRAWGLIGVISQLGYVAAYALSGVLADYVFTPLLLDGGALAGSMGKIFGTGGGRGTGFLIFAAGALLCAASAILCHLKSIKKLENRGG, from the coding sequence TTCGGGCTTTCAGTTTACGTTTTTGCGCAGACGGGTAAGGCTTCGGCAGTGGCGCTCGTAACCTTGCTTGCGTTTATGCCGTCGATTCTCTTAAGCGCGGCGGCGGGAGTGCTCGCAGACCGTTATGACCGCAGGCTGCTGATGGTGATGGGAGACAGCCTGTCCGCGGTTGGGGTTGCGTTCATCCTGATTTGCATGCTATGCGGGAAAGTAGAGTTGTGGCAGATTTGCGCGGGTGTCACAATAAGCTCGGTGTTTTCATCGCTGCTTGAACCCGCGTATAAAGCCACGGTTACCGATTTGCTCAGCGAGGAGCAGTACACAAAGGCAAGCGGCCTTGTCCAGGCGGCAGGCTCGGCAAGATACCTGATTTCTCCCGTCATTGCAGGGTTTCTGCTCGCCGTTTCGGATATAAAGCTGCTTCTTATAATCGATATCTGCACTTTTTTTGTGACCGTTATTTCAACGCTTGTTGTGCGAAACGGCCTTGAAACAAAGAAATATAAACGTGCAAAATCATTTGTCCGCGAATTCAAGGAAGGCTGGGGAGCAGTTAACGAAAAAAGAGGCGTGCTTGTACTTGTGATAATGACGTCGGCAATCACATTTTCCATCGGCTTCATACAGACTCTTTCCACACCGACGATACTGGCTTTTTCCGACAGCTCCGCATTAGGAACGGTTTTAACAATCTCCGCTTCCGGAATGCTTGCGGCAAGCGTGATTATTGGAATAATTCCGATAAAAGGCGGCTATGTGAAAATGCTTTCGGCTTCGCTGTTTTGCTCGGGAATATTCATGGCGGTGTTCGGGATGCGCGAAAGCATTGTACTTATCTGTGTTTCAGGGTTTCTGTTTTTTTCAATGCTCCCGTTTGCAAACGCAAGCCTGGATTTTCTCATCCGCACCAATATCGAAAACGACCTGCAAGGCAGAGCGTGGGGGCTTATCGGGGTCATTTCCCAGCTTGGATACGTCGCCGCTTATGCGCTTTCGGGCGTGCTTGCGGATTATGTGTTCACTCCCTTGCTGCTCGACGGCGGCGCGCTCGCCGGCAGTATGGGAAAGATTTTCGGTACGGGCGGCGGCAGGGGAACGGGGTTTCTCATTTTCGCTGCCGGGGCGCTGTTGTGTGCCGCTTCGGCAATTCTATGTCATCTAAAATCTATCAAAAAGCTTGAGAACAGAGGCGGATAG